A genome region from Triticum aestivum cultivar Chinese Spring chromosome 2B, IWGSC CS RefSeq v2.1, whole genome shotgun sequence includes the following:
- the LOC123046058 gene encoding uncharacterized protein: MSFAQRHSSYQNNYSHGWPESLNMSYRSNNPEISSFVSSYPLQRFRYEEESHNYAPQQIYSAPTHIPQHQDMFPIELNGHPFGQPTSSTLVPTQDDFDDIDKLTLLSLEFTWSAEDDPIRPVILEEMKKIKSGKELVEEVRKIEKNINAVSTISSLLELSVAGISLEVCEVPTPSHSAEQDSESPEEEILQIQEEILEAKAQDDPDLEQQSDQGEDSSSITLEEAKEVDVIEDEELETHLPIVIQERDLAGLSNPLDDMLPYEIFAATFHCVIPSIKLDLKNYLLGHDHTYIVGGIALIPDYDTYFPYASPMLNETYYSHASLELNDKFHPHVSVDLADFYHPKHVLYSYAYVIGYSIDDLEGIIPTT, encoded by the coding sequence ATGAGCTTCGCTCAACGGCATagctcataccaaaacaattacTCACATGGGTGGCCTGAAAGCCTGAATATGTCATATAGGAGCAACAACCCCGAGATCTCATCGTTTGTCTCTAGTTATCCATTGCAGAGATTTAGGTATGAAGAGGAGAGCCACAACTATGCTCCACAACAGATTTATTCAGCTCCTACCCATATACCTCAACACCAGGACATGTTCCCAATTGAGTTAAATGGTCATCcatttggtcaaccaacatcttcaaCACTAGTGCCCACACAAGATGACTTTGATGATATAGACAAGCTCACATTGCTTAGTCTCGAGTTCACTTGGAGTGCCGAAGATGATCCAATTAGGCCGGTGATActagaggaaatgaagaagatTAAGAGTGGAAAGGAGCTAGTGGAAGAAGTAAGGAAGATTGAGAAGAACATCAACGCTGTCAGTactatctcttccctccttgaGCTGAGTGTTGCCGGGATATCCCTTGAGGTGTGTGAGGTTCCAACACCTTCACATTCAGCTGAGCAAGATAGTGAGAGTCCAGAGGAAGAGATACTTCAGATCCAAGAAGAAATTCTCGAAGCCAAGGCACAAGATGATCCAGACCTCGAACAACAAAGTGATCAAGGTGAAGACTCATCATCTATTACTCTTGAAGAAGCAAAAGAAGTTGATGTGATTGAAGATGAAGAACTAGAAACGCATTTGCCCATCGTCATACAGGAGCGTGATTTAGCAGGTTTATCCAATCCTCTTGATGACATGCTTCCTTATGAGATCTTTGCTGCTACTTTCCATTGTGTTATACCATCAATTAAGCTAGACTTGAAAAATTATTTGCTTGGACATGATCATACATACATTGTTGGTGGCATTGCTCTCATTCCTGATTATGACACTTATTTTCCTTATGCTAGTCCTATGCTTAATGAAACATATTATTCCCATGCTAGTCTTGAGCTTAATGATAAATTTCATCCTCACGTTAGTGTCGACCTTGCTGATTTCTACCATCCTAAACATGTGCTTTATAGCTATGCTTATGTAATTGGTTATTCGATTGATGACTTGGAGGGTATTATCCCTACCACTTGA